One Monomorium pharaonis isolate MP-MQ-018 chromosome 4, ASM1337386v2, whole genome shotgun sequence DNA segment encodes these proteins:
- the LOC105830980 gene encoding smad nuclear-interacting protein 1, whose product MSNWRSSRGNAADRRDMHKNNRENRRENRSNEGHREQSQRSRDRDHRDDRSRRDYSRQEYDEKQNDRRKHERSPLRRDNSHPRGHRERNDRSRSRDRRNFDASGGRRRGDQHHQQQHSRQRQRSPEETRMKREVSPEWGKSKEEVTVKQEKEKPSFELSGKLTEDANTVNGVVIKYSEPLDAKKPKRRWRLYPFKGEKALPTLYIHRQSAYLMGRDRKVADIPLDHPSCSKQHAALQYRLISYQKEDGFEGRRIRPYIIDLESANGTFVNNVKLEPRKYHELLEKDVIRFGFSTREYVLLHEHSKDDSFDDDVPLTNT is encoded by the coding sequence ATGTCGAATTGGCGGTCGAGCCGCGGCAACGCGGCGGATCGACGGGACATGCATAAGAATAACCGGGAGAACAGGCGCGAGAACAGGAGCAACGAGGGTCACAGGGAGCAATCGCAGAGAAGTAGGGACAGGGATCATCGAGACGATCGCTCCAGGCGCGATTACTCCAGACAGGAGTATGATGAGAAGCAGAACGACAGGCGGAAGCACGAAAGATCGCCGTTGAGGCGGGATAACAGTCATCCCAGGGGGCACAGGGAACGCAATGACAGGAGCAGAAGTAGGGACCGGAGAAACTTCGATGCTTCTGGCGGCAGAAGACGTGGCGATCAGCACCATCAGCAGCAACACAGCAGGCAGAGGCAGCGAAGTCCGGAGGAGACGAGAATGAAGAGGGAGGTTTCCCCGGAATGGGGAAAGTCGAAAGAGGAAGTAACCGTGAAACAGGAGAAAGAGAAGCCCAGCTTCGAACTGTCGGGGAAACTGACGGAGGACGCAAACACCGTCAACGGGGTGGTCATCAAGTACTCCGAGCCGTTGGATGCCAAGAAACCCAAGCGTCGATGGAGACTGTATCCGTTCAAGGGCGAGAAGGCGCTGCCTACATTGTACATACACCGGCAGTCGGCATATCTTATGGGCAGAGATCGCAAGGTGGCTGACATACCCCTAGATCATCCCTCGTGTTCCAAGCAACATGCTGCTCTGCAGTATCGTTTAATTTCCTACCAGAAGGAAGATGGCTTTGAGGGCAGAAGAATACGACCGTATATTATTGACTTGGAGTCTGCCAATGGCACCtttgtaaataatgtaaaattagaaCCAAGGAAGTATCATGAATTATTGGAAAAGGATGTGATACGGTTTGGCTTTAGTACCAGAGAGTATGTTCTGTTGCACGAACACAGCAAGGACGATTCCTTCGATGACGACGTACCTCTTACAAATACTTAg
- the LOC105838705 gene encoding bromodomain-containing protein 4: protein MSPANHFPNSSGDTVCSVVLQLLGSLSHNCSWKKSCDVIRQNSRPRLLAAMLLVVAILAKEESSASSKNRDKRQQLAFLRKGGRLPPYAVQMEPIVQYSQRDPLYNPLASPKNDDLYEETPLSYYPTEPEPIIEIIIKESNESLPTPVPPPLPSQPRPTKEPIQVFYVKYEKKKGYGDKTRVVYDPPIPALTPVEEHEEIKPENPAPYAEEPTHTVTPTPLLEPSTTLRAIIRPDSEVYHSGSSGIRVTFGTEQVPPNSHSKRSDLEAPGNSAQQPVSKPTTSPGAPKRQHGPYQPLHQPPQPPRVPPAFPQQRIINSFPPQLQATTFLQQQQQQPPPPPPQSPQHHQPFPPQQSLRNLPPPPPPPPRPLQRHPITIQGLPEVQQRTTFNTFGPPPHHVNINHPQQPGFPSTLSVSHQSVHVQNRPLSLPQNNFAEPPPQTLPLRPSGFSAEPPPQSLSRPNSFNAELPPQSLPPFKQQELEKQRYHEQRRQQELLKQREHQRQHEQQRFLEQQRQAEQQRLLEQQRQQEHQRQQEHQRLQEQQRLQEQHRLQEQQRLQEQQRLQELQRLQEQRKRKQEQEFKFLQEQQRYRTQFKYNQAQFQQPQLQPQLPPQRPGGEIFKAVPKLEQHYAIRENPLHPGPFPPNPTIVQSTAFPESPQNSQLVSVQPFNALHDSQQLSANHFVTGDSLQQPLNTQQLSHQLSTKLESHQNNHHQSFLSQNHPTTSQQRPQQTTTFSQQQSIWGRPLFQNNPTQKIYATPVSPSDDFNPGPSSTVRTFSPTTTTTTSTTTSTTTTTTTEAPTTTTLSPHKVAKIQENIANLPDEVPDDIREQLLSSGILGNADIQILDYDKIGDIPIEKLPPEALANFYGAGGGAAIAAGSEPVPAVVRRPATRTAQKKATTSLTAVTAGKFEQATLRPGGVEMKVVRFDPNTEQGRAVAEQHIRDDATRLEPVTVGPRGDAADAAAGAQYNRYLPLKVSGASFPIPDVPELNGRRISSVVVLAPVDYDFPGEEREIAAAATEASSQRRGRKAGGDAAQPVRFLAGDTLKQLVKKPTAENYKKWLEQESHTEPQRQSVVLLVTTPRDGQGDKEIFMYDVTSGSVSRLAGDLSTAFVDAAESNSDGTDSIDDSTSSTY from the exons agGCTCCTCGCGGCGATGCTCCTCGTCGTTGCGATTCTCGCCAAGGAGGAGAGCTCCGCGTCGTCAAAGAACCGCGACAAACGTCAACAGCTCGCATTTCTGCGGAAGGGTGGTCGTCTGCCGCCATATGCGGTGCAGATGGAACCAATAGTGCAATACTCACAGAGAGATCCTTTGTACAATCCCTTGGCGAGCCCGAAGAACGACGATCTGTATGAAGAGACCCCATTGAGCTACTATCCAACGGAACCCGAGCCGATCATCGAGATCATTATCAAGGAATCCAACGAGTCCCTCCCGACTCCGGTGCCACCACCGCTTCCATCTCAACCGCGACCTACCAAGGAGCCTATTCAGGTCTTTTACGTAAAGTACGAAAAGAAGAAAGGCTACGGAGATAAGACGCGCGTTGTTTACGATCCGCCGATACCCGCGTTAACCCCCGTGGAGGAACATGAGGAAATCAAGCCGGAGAATCCGGCGCCGTACGCGGAAGAACCGACGCATACGGTGACACCGACCCCGCTTTTGGAACCGTCGACGACCTTACGCGCCATTATTCGACCCGACAGCGAAGTATATCATTCTGGCAGCAGCGGCATCCGAGTAACCTTCGGCACCGAGCAAGTACCGCCGAACAGTCATAGCAAGCGCAGCGACCTGGAGGCGCCTGGAAACAGCGCTCAGCAACCCGTCAGCAAGCCGACGACGTCGCCGGGAGCGCCGAAGAGGCAACACGGCCCGTACCAGCCGCTGCATCAGCCACCGCAACCCCCACGAGTGCCACCCGCGTTTCCGCAACAACGCATTATCAATTCGTTCCCGCCGCAACTGCAGGCCACGACGTTCttgcaacagcaacagcagcaaccgccgccaccgccgccgcaaTCGCCGCAGCATCATCAACCATTTCCACCTCAGCAATCCTTAAGGAATctgccaccgccaccgccaccgccgccgagACCGTTACAGCGGCACCCTATAACGATTCAAGGTCTCCCGGAAGTGCAGCAACGCACGACGTTCAATACCTTCGGTCCACCCCCGCATCACGTCAACATCAATCATCCGCAGCAACCGGGATTCCCGTCTACGCTATCGGTATCGCATCAGAGCGTTCACGTTCAGAATCGACCGTTGTCATTGCCGCAGAACAACTTTGCAGAACCGCCCCCACAGACATTACCACTCAGACCTAGTGGCTTTAGCGCGGAACCGCCGCCGCAATCACTGTCCAGACCGAATAGCTTCAACGCGGAGCTTCCGCCGCAATCGCTACCTCCGTTTAAGCAACAGGAATTGGAAAAGCAACGTTATCACGAGCAGCGACGGCAGCAAGAGTTGTTAAAGCAACGGGAGCATCAACGACAGCACGAGCAGCAGCGGTTCTTGGAGCAGCAGAGACAGGCCGAGCAACAGAGATTGCTGGAACAACAGAGGCAGCAGGAGCATCAGAGGCAACAGGAGCACCAAAGACTTCAGGAGCAGCAACGCTTGCAGGAACAACATCGGCTACAGGAACAGCAGCGATTGCAAGAACAACAGCGATTGCAGGAGTTGCAGCGTTTGCAGGAGCAACGCAAGCGGAAGCAGGAGCAGGAATTCAAGTTCCTTCAAGAACAACAACGATATCGCACGcagtttaaatataatcagGCCCAGTTTCAGCAGCCACAATTGCAGCCGCAATTACCGCCGCAACGACCGGGAGGTGAAATTTTCAAGGCCGTACCAAAGTTGGAACAGCATTACGCAATCAGAGAAAATCCTCTTCATCCCGGTCCATTCCCGCCAAATCCCACAATAGTGCAATCAACAGCGTTTCCCGAATCCCCTCAGAACTCCCAGTTAGTGTCCGTGCAACCGTTCAACGCTCTTCACGATTCCCAACAGCTCTCCGCGAATCACTTCGTCACCGGCGACAGCCTGCAGCAGCCATTAAACACGCAGCAATTGAGCCATCAATTAAGTACGAAGTTGGAATCTCATCAGAACAATCATCATCAGAGCTTCCTCTCGCAGAATCATCCGACAACGTCGCAGCAACGGCCGCAACAAACGACCACTTTCTCTCAGCAGCAATCGATATGGGGCCGACCGTTGTTCCAGAACAATCCCACGCAGAAAATCTACGCGACGCCGGTTAGCCCATCCGACGACTTCAATCCCGGCCCGTCGTCAACCGTTAGAACGTTCTCGCCAACCACAACCACGACCACCAGCACGACCACGAGCACGACCACGACGACAACTACCGAGGCGCCGACCACGACGACGCTCTCGCCGCACAAGGTCGCTAAGATCCAGGAGAACATCGCGAATCTGCCGGACGAGGTGCCGGACGACATCAGGGAACAGCTGCTGAGCTCCGGTATCCTGGGGAACGCCGACATTCAGATCCTCGACTACGACAAGATCGGCGACATACCGATTGAGAAACTACCGCCGGAGGCCCTGGCGAATTTCTACGGGGCCGGGGGCGGTGCGGCGATCGCCGCCGGCAGCGAACCGGTGCCGGCGGTCGTCAGGAGGCCCGCGACGAGGACCGCGCAGAAGAAGGCGACGACGAGCTTGACCGCCGTCACCGCCGGCAAGTTCGAGCAGGCCACGCTGCGGCCCGGCGGCGTCGAGATGAAAGTAGTACGCTTCGATCCGAATACGGAGCAAGGCCGGGCCGTGGCGGAGCAGCACATACGGGACGACGCGACCCGGCTCGAGCCGGTGACCGTGGGGCCGCGCGGGGATGCCGCCGATGCCGCAGCCGGCGCTCAGTACAATCGTTATCTGCCGCTTAAGGTGAGCGGCGCGTCCTTCCCGATACCGGACGTGCCGGAGCTGAACGGCCGTAGGATCTCGAGCGTCGTGGTGCTGGCGCCCGTCGACTACGACTTTCCCGGCGAGGAGAGGGAGATCGCGGCCGCCGCGACGGAGGCGTCGTCGCAGCGACGCGGCAGGAAGGCCGGCGGCGACGCCGCGCAGCCGGTCAGGTTTCTCGCCGGCGACACCCTCAAGCAGCTCGTGAAGAAGCCCACGGCGGAGAACTACAAGAAGTGGCTCGAGCAGGAGAGCCACACCGAGCCGCAGAGGCAGTCCGTCGTGCTCCTGGTCACCAC GCCGAGAGACGGTCAGGGTGACAAGGAAATCTTCATGTATGACGTGACCTCCGGATCCGTTAGCAGGTTGGCCGGTGATCTCTCGACGGCCTTCGTGGACGCCGCTGAGAGCAACTCCGACGGCACCGACTCCATCGACGACTCCACCTCCTCGACGTATTAA